In Hypomesus transpacificus isolate Combined female chromosome 25, fHypTra1, whole genome shotgun sequence, one DNA window encodes the following:
- the LOC124486984 gene encoding solute carrier family 2, facilitated glucose transporter member 4-like encodes MPVGFQQLGGETVTGTLALSVFTAVLGSLQFGYNIGVINAPQKIIEQDYNATWRHRYGEPIPLGTLTSLWSLSVAIFSIGGMLSSFCVGVISEWLGRRKAMLINNLFAFIGGGLMGMSKISRSFEMMILGRFVIGMYCGLASGLTPMYVGEIAPTSLRGALGTLHQLAIVTGILLAQILGLESLLGSEELWPMLLGITVIPTVLQMVLLPFCPESPRFLYIIRCQEHHAKSGLRRLTGRQDVGDMLAEMKEEKRRMDMERKVSIPELFRSPFYRQPIIIAIVLQLSQQLSGVNAIFYYSTSIFQKAGVQSPVYATIGAGVVNCAFTVVSLFLVEKTGRRTLHMLGLSGMCLCAVIMTMALALLDRVPWMSYISMLAIFGFVGFFEVGPGPIPWFFVAELFSQGPRPAAMAVAGFSNWTANFIIGMGFQYIADVCGPYVFLIFAVLILFFILFTFFRVPETRGKTFDQIAANFQQHSATMMDMDLDLGLDKPSTELDYLGDGTLN; translated from the exons ATGCCAGTTGGGTTTCAGCAACTTGGAGGGGAG ACGGTGACTGGAACCCTCGCTCTCTCAGTGTTCACCGCAGTGCTCGGATCCCTGCAGTTTGGCTACAACATTGGCGTCATCAATGCCCCTCAGAAG ATCATTGAGCAGGACTACAATGCCACGTGGCGCCATCGGTACGGGGAGCCCATCCCCCTGGGAACGCTCACCTCGCTCTGGTCCCTGTCTGTGGCCATCTTCTCCATCGGAGGCATGCTCTCCTCCTTCTGCGTGGGCGTCATCTCAGAGTGGCTGGGCAG GAGGAAAGCAATGTTGATCAACAACTTGTTTGCATTCATTGGCGGAGGCCTGATGGGGATGTCCAAGATCAGTCGGTCATTTGAGATGATGATCCTCGGCCGGTTTGTCATCGGGATGTACTGTG GATTGGCTTCAGGGCTGACACCCATGTATGTGGGTGAGATTGCACCCACCAGTCTCCGAGGGGCACTGGGCACCCTGCACCAGCTGGCTATCGTCACAGGCATACTCCTAGCACAG ATCCTTGGTCTGGAGTCTCTGCTGGGTAGCGAGGAGCTCTGGCCCATGCTGCTGGGGATCACCGTTATCCCCACCGTCCTGCAGATGGTGTTGCTGCCCTTCTGCCCCGAGAGCCCCCGGTTCCTCTACATCATCCGCTGCCAGGAGCACCATGCCAAGAGtg GTCTGAGAAGGTTGACGGGGAGACAGGATGTAGGGGACATGCTGGCggagatgaaggaggagaagaggaggatggacaTGGAGAGGAAGGTGTCCATCCCGGAGCTGTTCCGATCTCCGTTTTACAGACAGCCTATAATCATAGCTATCGTTCTTCAGCTCTCCCAGCAGCTATCTGGAGTTAACGCT ATATTCTACTACTCCACCAGCATCTTCCAGAAGGCAGGGGTCCAAAGCCCTGTCTACGCCACCATAGGAGCCGGAGTGGTCAACTGTGCCTTTACCGTGGTCTCG CTCTTCCTGGTGGAGAAGACAGGCCGCAGGACACTGCACATGCTCGGTCTGTCCGGGATGTGCCTGTGTGCTGTCATCATGACGATGGCCCTCGCCTTATTG GACAGGGTTCCCTGGATGAGCTACATCAGCATGTTGGCCATCTTTGGCTTCGTGGGCTTCTTTGAAGTGGGTCCTGGTCCGATCCCCTGGTTCTTCGTCGCCGAGCTCTTCTCCCAGGGCCCCAGACCTGCTGCTATGGCTGTGGCCGGATTCTCCAACTGGACCGCCAACTTTATTATCGGCATGGGCTTCCAATACATCGCT GACGTTTGCGGCCCGTACGTGTTCCTGATTTTCGCAGTGCTCATCCttttcttcatcctcttcaCTTTCTTCCGGGTGCCAGAGACGCGGGGCAAGACGTTTGACCAAATCGCTGCCAATTTCCAGCAGCACTCGGCGACCATGATGGACATGGACCTGGACCTGGGCCTGGACAAGCCTAGCACCGAGCTGGACTACCTTGGGGATGGCACTCTGAACTAA